The following proteins are encoded in a genomic region of Enterocloster clostridioformis:
- a CDS encoding XF1762 family protein — protein MELKEAQEYIHKYHRHHEPAHRDKFRIGCEDGGQLLGVVQVGRPVNRHMDDGKTLEVLRLCSQGGQNVCSFLYSRAARIAKEMGYAKIITYILESESGTSLKASGWKLEEEGVGGGSWNCPSRPRELEATQLSLFPEKKKYPTEKKQRWVKDLS, from the coding sequence ATGGAATTAAAAGAAGCACAGGAATACATACACAAATACCATAGGCACCACGAACCAGCGCACCGGGATAAATTCCGTATAGGTTGCGAAGATGGCGGGCAATTACTGGGCGTTGTACAGGTGGGAAGGCCAGTAAACAGGCACATGGATGACGGAAAAACATTAGAGGTTCTGCGTTTGTGTAGCCAGGGCGGCCAGAATGTATGCAGTTTTCTATATTCAAGGGCGGCCAGAATAGCCAAAGAAATGGGCTATGCAAAAATTATTACCTACATTCTGGAAAGTGAAAGCGGGACCAGCTTGAAAGCCAGTGGCTGGAAGCTGGAAGAAGAAGGCGTGGGCGGTGGTAGTTGGAACTGCCCTAGCAGACCCAGAGAACTGGAAGCAACACAACTTTCTTTATTCCCGGAAAAGAAGAAATATCCCACCGAAAAGAAACAAAGGTGGGTAAAAGATTTGAGTTAG
- a CDS encoding radical SAM protein, with product MGGIAEMKVGLIDVDGHNYPNLPLMKISAWHKSQGDHVEWYSPLLSGHMDRVYLSKVFSFTPDYTDPIDADEVIRGGSGYCIELEGGKEVYRAERDTALPPEIEHIYPDYGLYPEKTKNTAYGFLTRGCPRGCAFCHVAAKEGRCSVKVADLAEFWMGQEKIVLLDPNILACRDWEDLLGQLISSRALVDFNQGLDVRLATPEKIAMLNRIRMKYVHLAWDRPEENLESDFERFSRLYSRKHPANKVVYVLVNFSSTLDQDFYRIYTLRRLSFDPFIMIYDKEHAAPIYKKIQRWVNCRPIWRNCPRFEDYNASTNNGRK from the coding sequence GTGGGAGGAATAGCAGAAATGAAAGTGGGACTGATTGACGTTGACGGTCATAATTACCCCAACCTGCCGCTGATGAAAATTTCCGCCTGGCACAAGTCCCAGGGTGATCATGTGGAATGGTATAGCCCCTTGCTTTCCGGCCATATGGACCGGGTTTATTTAAGCAAGGTGTTTTCCTTCACGCCGGACTATACGGACCCGATAGACGCAGACGAAGTGATCAGAGGCGGTTCCGGGTATTGCATAGAACTGGAAGGCGGGAAAGAGGTATACAGAGCGGAGCGGGACACCGCACTGCCGCCAGAGATTGAACATATTTACCCAGATTATGGGCTTTATCCAGAGAAAACCAAAAACACCGCATACGGTTTTCTGACAAGAGGCTGCCCCAGAGGGTGCGCCTTTTGCCATGTAGCGGCAAAGGAAGGGCGTTGCAGTGTGAAAGTGGCCGATCTGGCGGAATTTTGGATGGGACAGGAAAAGATTGTACTGCTCGACCCTAATATTTTGGCCTGCCGGGACTGGGAAGACCTGCTGGGGCAATTGATCAGTTCCAGGGCGCTGGTAGATTTTAACCAGGGACTGGACGTGAGGCTGGCAACCCCGGAAAAGATCGCCATGCTGAACCGCATACGCATGAAATACGTTCACTTGGCATGGGACAGGCCGGAAGAAAACCTGGAAAGCGATTTTGAAAGGTTTTCCCGCCTATATAGCAGAAAACACCCGGCAAACAAGGTGGTTTATGTGCTGGTCAATTTCAGCAGTACGCTTGACCAGGATTTTTACCGCATTTACACCCTGCGGCGGCTGAGTTTCGACCCGTTCATAATGATTTATGACAAAGAACACGCCGCCCCGATATACAAGAAAATACAGCGCTGGGTCAACTGCCGCCCGATCTGGCGGAATTGCCCACGATTTGAAGACTACAACGCAAGTACAAACAACGGGAGGAAGTGA
- a CDS encoding helix-turn-helix domain-containing protein — MTINERIKDFRKSIVQMSQREFADKLGMKQTSVSTFERPGGTVTDPTIKALCLAFNLSEDWVRYGTEPMYIQQPTFSLDQFVRYHQGTDLEIEIMKAYFELDPDIRKTVLDHFKARFSAAAQAETAASEPSVEDLEAEYKKSVLGSAQKTGFTASSTTEGTAVTGGQTNKVSNQ, encoded by the coding sequence ATGACTATCAATGAACGTATCAAAGATTTCAGAAAAAGCATTGTGCAGATGAGTCAGCGGGAATTTGCCGACAAACTAGGCATGAAGCAAACCAGCGTCAGCACTTTTGAACGACCCGGCGGAACTGTAACAGACCCTACCATTAAGGCGCTATGTCTTGCATTTAATTTGAGTGAAGACTGGGTGCGGTACGGCACGGAACCTATGTACATACAGCAGCCTACATTCAGCCTTGACCAGTTTGTCCGGTACCACCAGGGCACTGATCTTGAAATTGAGATAATGAAGGCTTACTTTGAATTGGACCCGGACATCCGAAAAACTGTTCTGGACCACTTCAAGGCCAGGTTTTCCGCTGCTGCACAAGCGGAAACCGCTGCCAGTGAACCTTCCGTGGAAGACCTGGAAGCGGAATATAAAAAAAGTGTCTTGGGTTCTGCGCAGAAAACGGGCTTTACTGCTTCGAGTACCACAGAAGGCACCGCCGTGACAGGCGGGCAGACCAACAAAGTTTCTAACCAATAG